A window of the Penaeus monodon isolate SGIC_2016 chromosome 38, NSTDA_Pmon_1, whole genome shotgun sequence genome harbors these coding sequences:
- the LOC119597113 gene encoding zinc finger protein 526-like, whose protein sequence is MRAVATAALVVCLASQAWSQAASSRQLPPEIYEEFQSFVHQNGGHLPLRNRGRAYPPSLRPPSPPVFRHPPPPPPPPPPPGTRYVPPRKPGHRPPLRDPKKAQAAASSSQLDQIHKQGAGGCETTEGFHFAGEVWYPTGCRRRKCIHFRGKFFTETDSCDSEIHNTTYKCIVQVDLTAQYPACCPKYRCNPDNLGNSVK, encoded by the exons ATGCGCGCAGTGGCGACGGCGGCGCTGGTGGTGTGCCTGGCGTCGCAGGCGTGGTCCCAGGCGGCCTCCAGCAGGCAGCTCCCGCCGGAGATTTACGAGGAATTCCAGAGCTTCGTGCATCAGAACGGCGGGCACCTCCCCCTGCGCAACCGGGGCCGAGCGTACCCGCCCTCCCTCAGGCCTCCGTCGCCCCCCGTGTTCCGCcatccgcctccgcctcctcctcctccccctcctccaggcACCCGCTATGTGCCTCCGAGAAAGCCTGGGCATCGGCCGCCCTTGAGGGACCCGAAGAAGGCGCAGGCGGCGGCGTCTTCGAGTCAGCTGGACCAGATACATAAACAAG GGGCCGGCGGCTGCGAGACAACTGAAGGCTTCCACTTTGCAGGCGAGGTGTGGTACCCGACGGGATGCAGGCGGCGGAAATGTATTCACTTTCGCGGCAAATTCTTCACAGAGACCGACTC aTGTGATTCGGAGATCCACAACACAACCTACAAATGCATCGTGCAAGTAGATTTGACAGCCCAGTACCCAGCCTGCTGCCCCAAGTACCGCTGCAATCCGGATAACCTTGGAAATAGCGTAAAATAG
- the LOC119597114 gene encoding protein timeless-like, which produces MLNMIESMQKVSINTKYKICRRLRKGMSREDVIEMRKESMVGFRNEHRLAKLAEKKLAHEKAKVEEILHRLNQDKARWHFRRSLFMNKIISKNLLPTLIHVKDDRGVMEAIIKVLQELMTPVECLMPVEIMGRNYEGRHIVHELESSIVMTKKLFLDTRVTKALIDLMSTVLQDSKVLSLAECELINHCLLLVRNLLHVSNIPCPLINKAMYNPPTSSSSSNQQAGTSPDVLTEDQIMWNLFAHRFDNILIQLLTCDQQHLWNVTLVQLVSLMYREQQQSTIRKLIHEWLESSLSESSEDDENNTMSSSSSDAISTSDPVSDSSERLSPVDSVNKGEKTHPNVNESNENSDTSRIAKTDKEDSCKDSGFGRSGSNMDSSPEESVSEGTSQHMGMQKTWNSTSTNDDSQQYSTDQTSSINNLDQVQNISVQHSENKLDNVSIDQMDTSPLGLDNVKDSACDMKDELSERESDQGGSGGSEGGSEGSSPVPAMGQESPISQIDIDSRDPNPPQYIHNVEDEILTAVGSLLMEDGGCDPTPLRVETIDNMGQMDEEVNQQMCSPQESIKRPPNKEESGSSGDSSEKKPPPQLPKLLKNKPLTGQKRSRHTMSQKMLSESQENNESSNSTGSECDEGPHAKRPHHQKPHKMLSKPRPAKMLQKALQERNIKRSKLMKRKESNSIKAKALLHHHPTADDISNLLKEFTVDFMLNGYSNMVQGLRLQVMLPYQIDLDKSHVLWLITYFLRFAVELDLELSQICPVLSVDVVSYLVYEGVVMQEELEQAVRSGEDNLLPHVRRLHLVVTALREFFVALDVCLKKEQNLCNAGNLLQIKEELGQLVEVRQLFVLLIRMYRPGVLNLNYLQDLITTNHRFLTTQEGNNLTSASLQCFNIVNHIKQFATMDMMRQYGRLLENFNINDETVNDCIFTMMHHIAGDLRNVNVLLQPPILRVFLRIWKEGFELCADWADLIEYVLRKCTRVRTEHPNKEKKDTQKPVSEPLGIELTDEDLDQLYSLYTASTSEQDLMDKIKEICCDDSIEEPIKKEVIQKLLARGFITTSECSKLCAEIPPIEPLASKSEGALSVECDVMQVSSDSEESMDAPQPAPEPTLKNINKKYSEKNINEVHEMMPLLGPLKSKKLASQEVDNAKNLEEKIIPLHKETSDSVQGASSDKTEESAESNMTCTEDSTDWDDNTTITMLIGQLKEEGYGAQVQWLQLQLLEACYSKLKMVGPNLPKAEPVPCHFTLSNQSIPLVPWTSEQEEAFSSLKFRQLLGELGFHLPSDTGKIFPRIPHFWCPEVLFMVAKRLGPINSSSLRVSVEWMQDMMQQMRAMTLTGALGTLGTQGDDDTAVLKDSSLLDCDDSSERVSDCSMENNRSSPTSPASSIDEKLTLLHDEETESSEFSQRIPMAGLMVSPAGVPAGHENQDDPDSLMTSPVQVISTADDVMMMLSDTEEAPASVEVPSLCSENLEVKMDT; this is translated from the exons CCAAAGTAGAAGAGATTCTTCATCGCTTGAATCAGGACAAAGCAAGATGGCACTTCAGAAGATCATTATTTATGAACAAAATAATATCGAAG AATTTGTTGCCAACTTTAATTCATGTGAAAGATGATAGAGGAGTAATGGAAGCAATCATTAA GGTGTTACAAGAGCTGATGACACCTGTGGAGTGCCTCATGCCGGTGGAGATAATGGGAAGAAATTATGAGGGTCGGCATATTGTACATGAACTGGAATCATCCATAGTAATGACTAAGAAACTATTCCTAGACACCCGCGTCACAAAAGCTCTCATTGATTTGATGAGCACTGTCTTACAG gaTTCAAAGGTGCTAAGCCTTGCCGAGTGTGAACTTATCAACCATTGCCTGTTGCTCGTGAGAAACCTCCTTCATGTGAGCAACATCCCTTGCCCACTCATTAACAAAGCCATGTACAATCCACcaacatcatcctcttcctcgaaTCAGCAG GCTGGAACAAGTCCAGATGTTTTGACAGAAGACCAAATAATGTGGAACCTGTTTGCTCATAGATTTGACAATATCTTGATACAGTTGCTAACTTGTGACCAGCAG CATTTGTGGAATGTCACCTTAGTCCAGCTTGTTTCCTTGATGTATCGTGAGCAGCAGCAAAGCACAATTCGAAAGCTTATTCATGAGTGGTTGGAATCTTCTCTCTCGGAGAGTTCGGAGGATGATGAGAACAACACCATGTCATCGTCATCCTCA GATGCCATCTCAACATCTGATCCAGTATCAGACTCCTCAGAAAGGTTATCTCCTGTTGACAGTGTTAACAAAGGGGAGAAGACACATCCGAATGtaaatgaaagtaatgaaaattcAGACACTTCAAGAATTGcaaaaacagataaagaagatAGCTGCAAGGACAGTGGGTTTGGTCGCTCAGGTTCTAACATGGACTCATCTCCCGAAGAGTCAGTCTCTGAGGGCACTAGTCAACATATGGGTATGCAGAAAACGTGGAATTCCACATCTACAAATGATGATAGTCAGCAATATTCCACTGATCAGACATCATCAATAAACAATTTGGACCAAGTCCAGAATATAAGTGTACAACATAGTGAAAATAAGCTCGATAATGTATCTATAGACCAAATGGATACCTCTCCTTTAGGACTTGACAATGTCAAGGATAGTGCATGTGACATGAAAGATGAactgagtgaaagagaaagtgaccaaggaggaagtggaggaagtgaagggggtaGTGAAGGTAGTAGTCCAGTGCCTGCAATGGGCCAGGAATCCCCAATATCACAGATAGACATTGATAGTAGGGATCCAAATCCTCCACAGTACATTCATAATGTTGAAGATGAAATTCTAACAGCTGTTGGCTCATTGTTAATGGAGGATGGTGGCTGTGACCCAACACCATTAAGAGTAGAGACCATAGATAATATGGGCCAAATGGATGAGGAGGTTAATCAACAAATGTGTTCACCACAGGAATCCATCAAGAGACCCCCAAACAAAGAGGAGTCAGGGTCAAGTGGTGATTCAAGTGAGAAAAAGCCTCCACCTCAGTTGCCAAAGTTACTAAAAAATAAACCCTTAACGGGTCAGAAAAGATCCAGACATACAATGTCACAGAAGATGCTTTCAGAGAGCCAGGAGAATAATGAATCAAGTAACTCAACAGGCTCAGAATGTGATGAGGGCCCCCATGCCAAGAGACCACATCATCAGAAGCCTCACAAGATGCTGAGCAAGCCAAGACCAGCCAAAATGTTGCAGAAGGCGCTACAGGAAAGAAACATCAAACGGAGTAAATTGATGAAGCGCAAAGAGAGCAATAGCATAAAGGCAAAAGCCCTCTTACATCATCACCCAACAGCAGATGACATTTCGAACTTACTGAAGGAGTTTACTGTTGACTTTATGCTTAATGGGTATTCCAATATGGTACAGGGTTTAAGACTACAAGTTATGTTACCCTACCAGATTGATCTTGACAAATCTCATGTTTTGTGGCTCATTACATATTTCCTGCGCTTTGCTGTTGAGCTGGATTTGGAGCTCTCACAAATTTGCCCAGTTTTATCTGTTGAT GTGGTTTCATACTTGGTATATGAAGGAGTAGTTATGCAAGAAGAACTGGAACAAGCAGTCCGTTCTGGTGAAGACAACCTGCTCCCTCATGTCAGACGCCTGCATCTTGTGGTTACAGCTCTTAGAGAATTTTTTGTAGCTTTAGATGTCTGTTTGAAGAAGGAGCAGAACCTATGTAATGCTGGGAATTTATTGCAGATAAAAG AGGAACTAGGGCAACTTGTTGAAGTCCGACAGTTGTTCGTCTTGTTGATACGCATGTACAGGCCAGGGGTATTGAACCTCAATTATCTCCAAGATCTCATTACAACAAATCATCGATTCTTGACAACTCAGGAGGGCAACAACCTCACAAGTGCATCCTTGCAGTGTTTCAACATTGTAAATCACATCAAGCA GTTTGCCACCATGGACATGATGCGTCAATATGGCCGTCTCCTCGAAAACTTCAACATCAATGATGAAACCGTAAATGACTGCATATTCACAATGATGCACCACATTGCAGGAGACTTGCGTAATGTTAATGTTTTACTGCAGCCACCAATTTTGAGAGTATTTCTACGCATTTGGAAAGAAGGCTTTGAATTGTGTGCC GACTGGGCGGATCTCATAGAATATGTATTAAGAAAATGCACTCGTGTTCGCACAGAACAcccaaataaggaaaagaaagacacacagaaacCAGTGTCAGAACCTCTCGGCATTGAACTGAC GGATGAAGACCTAGACCAGCTCTACTCTCTTTACACTGCTTCCACCAGTGAGCAAGATTTAATGGACAAGATCAAGGAAATATGCTGCGATGATTCAATTGAAGAACCTATTAAGAAAGAA GTTATCCAGAAGTTGCTTGCCCGAGGATTTATAACTACAAGTGAATGTTCAAAACTTTGTGCTGAAATACCACCA ATCGAGCCCCTGGCCAGCAAGAGTGAGGGGGCCCTGAGTGTGGAGTGTGATGTCATGCAAGTGAGCAGTGACTCTGAGGAATCCATGGATGCACCACAGCCTGCACCAGAACCTACACTCAAGAACATTAACAAAAAGTATTCTGAGAAGAACATCAACGAAGTTCACGAGATGATGCCACTGCTTGGCCCACTGAAAAGTAAGAAACTGGCATCGCAGGAGGTTGACAATGCAAAGAACTTGGAAGAGAAGATCATCCCATTGCACAAGGAAACAAGTGATTCAGTACAAG GTGCTTCATCAGACAAGACAGAAGAAAGTGCAGAAAGCAACATGACCTGTACTGAAGATAGCACTGACTGGGATGACAACACTACCATTACAATGCTTATAG gCCAACTTAAAGAAGAAGGCTATGGGGCTCAGGTCCAGTGGTTGCAACTTCAACTCTTAGAAGCCTGTTATTCAAAGCTGAAGATGGTTGGCCCAAATCTACCAAAAGCAGAACCTGTTCCCTGTCATTTCACGT tATCAAACCAATCTATACCACTAGTACCTTGGACAAGTGAGCAGGAAGAAGCTTTTTCCTCCTTAAAGTTCCGCCAGCTGCTTGGAGAGCTAGGCTTTCACCTTCCTTCTGACACAGGCAAAATCTTCCCAAGAATTCCCCACTTTTGGTGTCCGGAAGTACTATTTATGGTGGCAAAACGTCTTGGACCCATTAATAGTA GTTCCTTGAGGGTGTCTGTCGAATGGATGCAGGACATGATGCAGCAAATGCGGGCCATGACCCTCACTGGTGCCCTCGGTACCCTTGGCACTCA AGGAGATGACGACACCGCTGTCCTCAAGGATTCGTCATTGCTTGATTGTGATGACTCCTCTGAACGAGTTAGTGATTGCTCCATGGAAAACAATCGCTCAAGCCCCACATCACCTGCATCCTCAATAGATGAGAAACTGACTCTGCTACACGATGAAGAGACCGAGAGTAGTGAATTTTCCCAAAG aaTCCCTATGGCTGGTTTGATGGTATCTCCAGCAGGCGTACCAGCTGGTCATGAGAATCAAGATGACCCAGACAGCTTAATGACATCTCCAGTACAAGTAATATCAACAGCTGATGATGTCATGATGATGTTATCAGACACTGAAGAGGCTCCTGCATCTGTAGAAGTACCTTCTCTGTGTTCTGAAAACCTTGAAGTGAAAATGGACACGTAG